In Paracoccaceae bacterium Fryx2, a single genomic region encodes these proteins:
- a CDS encoding phage tail length tape measure family protein: MNAFAASMKLMVEADQARAALKETSAGVRALGAAAVEATGEAGGLAPALSDVTKVTPAVRALQTDITGIGRASTLAGSQVANLGYQFNDIAVMLAAGQNPLMLAMQQGMQISQVIGPMGAAGAVKALGAAFMGMLNPVSLVTIGGIAAGAAMIQWLMGAGEEAVSLEDALERLEKGVDAYAKATERARAPTADMSAEFGTQAAKARELLRAMQAVEAQRVVEDSRAAAAALSAELTDGGWLTFSDQSAVADLFDLDTQVAGVWAEVNRLIGAMDDLEAADSLHAQIAAAEELRLKMRAIAEASGGISPDEQAYLSKLDAMILGLQRFQGARERAFKADFIDPYIAQAQAGLARLIDQGQNIGDANALLASLEQQAEVRRLIAIHGKDSAVVAREQLRAEREVLEAKVEALGVSEGLKTEILRAFGAAEGLAGVNIAAGIAEALGPASRLGALLRDAAGWWGKVRDAAAGEARLRAISQGNAADAKVYSGRGGDPRDFMNARTPNPEDNTFHITPPKASGGGGAGAARESLASLQAEAKAALAELDLAVAAINEKVRLGLMTTAEGAEAIGAAKRKAAGAIAELIPQVEKVAPAAGKAMEEMRAMAGGLVKEIGAAGTSLGQTMAEGFKSPFAAFLAGTKSGKAAFGDFASFVQQKLATMFADKLTTSFIAPLFDGIFGALTGSPASSGTGSFGLPMPFAVGGVPDAPGLAAHADTVVDRPTPFAMSGGRTGVMGEAGPEAIIPLRRGPQGLGVRAMGPAGEVLLPLQRAASGALGVGLPKMRSPLLDRAPIAFARGGVVGGDGSLLGEDAGGETTGGLPGLSRGGRAGGGDVIVNIQTPPGTRAQSTERMEGNDRMIDIIVEQVEGMLASNVGRGVGPLNGAIAGSFGLSRQGS; this comes from the coding sequence ATGAACGCCTTTGCCGCTTCGATGAAACTGATGGTGGAGGCCGACCAGGCCCGCGCCGCGCTGAAGGAGACCAGCGCCGGGGTCCGCGCGCTTGGCGCCGCGGCCGTGGAGGCGACGGGCGAGGCGGGCGGGCTGGCACCGGCGCTGTCGGACGTGACGAAGGTGACTCCGGCGGTGCGAGCCCTGCAGACCGATATCACGGGCATCGGCAGGGCGTCGACGCTGGCCGGGTCGCAGGTCGCCAACCTCGGGTACCAGTTCAACGACATCGCCGTCATGCTGGCCGCGGGGCAAAACCCCCTGATGCTGGCAATGCAGCAGGGGATGCAGATCAGCCAGGTGATCGGCCCGATGGGGGCGGCCGGGGCGGTCAAGGCGCTGGGGGCGGCCTTCATGGGCATGCTGAACCCGGTAAGCCTGGTCACCATCGGCGGGATCGCCGCCGGGGCCGCAATGATCCAGTGGCTGATGGGCGCGGGGGAAGAGGCGGTCTCGCTGGAGGATGCGCTGGAGCGTCTGGAAAAGGGCGTCGATGCCTATGCCAAGGCGACCGAGCGTGCCCGGGCACCCACCGCCGACATGTCGGCCGAGTTCGGCACCCAGGCCGCGAAAGCCCGCGAGCTGCTGCGCGCCATGCAGGCGGTGGAAGCGCAGCGCGTGGTGGAGGACAGCCGGGCGGCGGCGGCTGCGCTGTCGGCGGAACTGACGGATGGCGGCTGGCTGACCTTCAGCGACCAGAGCGCGGTGGCCGACCTCTTCGATCTCGACACCCAGGTGGCCGGGGTCTGGGCAGAAGTGAACCGCCTGATCGGCGCGATGGACGATCTGGAAGCCGCGGACTCGCTCCATGCGCAGATCGCGGCGGCCGAGGAATTGCGGCTGAAGATGCGAGCCATCGCGGAAGCATCCGGCGGCATCTCGCCGGATGAACAGGCGTACCTCTCCAAGCTCGACGCGATGATCCTCGGGCTCCAGCGGTTCCAGGGCGCGCGGGAACGGGCGTTCAAGGCCGACTTCATCGACCCCTACATCGCCCAGGCGCAGGCCGGGCTGGCCAGGCTGATCGACCAGGGCCAGAACATCGGCGACGCGAATGCGCTGCTGGCCAGTCTGGAGCAGCAGGCCGAAGTGCGCCGCCTGATCGCCATCCACGGCAAGGACAGCGCCGTCGTGGCGCGCGAGCAGCTTCGCGCGGAACGCGAGGTTCTGGAGGCGAAGGTCGAGGCGCTGGGGGTCAGCGAGGGTCTGAAGACCGAGATCCTGCGGGCTTTCGGCGCGGCCGAGGGGCTGGCCGGGGTCAACATCGCGGCGGGCATTGCCGAGGCCCTGGGTCCGGCCTCGCGGCTTGGCGCCCTGCTGCGGGACGCGGCGGGCTGGTGGGGCAAGGTGCGCGATGCGGCGGCGGGCGAGGCGAGACTGCGGGCGATCAGCCAGGGCAACGCCGCCGACGCCAAGGTTTACAGCGGCCGGGGCGGCGACCCCCGGGACTTCATGAACGCCCGCACGCCGAACCCCGAGGACAACACGTTTCACATCACGCCGCCGAAGGCATCCGGCGGTGGCGGCGCGGGGGCGGCGCGGGAGAGCCTTGCCTCGTTGCAGGCCGAGGCGAAGGCGGCGCTGGCCGAGCTGGATCTGGCGGTGGCGGCGATCAACGAGAAGGTCAGGCTCGGGCTGATGACGACGGCCGAGGGGGCCGAAGCGATCGGGGCCGCCAAGCGCAAGGCCGCAGGCGCGATCGCCGAGTTGATCCCGCAGGTCGAGAAGGTCGCGCCCGCCGCAGGGAAGGCGATGGAAGAGATGCGCGCCATGGCGGGCGGGCTGGTCAAGGAGATCGGCGCGGCGGGCACGTCGCTGGGCCAGACCATGGCCGAGGGCTTCAAGTCGCCCTTCGCGGCCTTCCTGGCGGGCACGAAATCCGGCAAGGCGGCGTTCGGCGACTTCGCCTCTTTCGTGCAGCAGAAGCTGGCCACGATGTTCGCCGACAAGCTGACCACGAGCTTCATTGCGCCGCTGTTCGATGGCATTTTCGGGGCGCTGACCGGCAGCCCCGCGTCATCCGGTACCGGAAGCTTCGGGCTGCCCATGCCGTTTGCCGTCGGCGGCGTGCCCGATGCCCCCGGCCTTGCGGCACATGCCGACACGGTGGTCGACCGGCCGACACCCTTCGCGATGTCGGGCGGGCGCACCGGCGTGATGGGCGAGGCGGGGCCGGAGGCGATCATCCCGCTGCGGCGCGGGCCGCAGGGGCTTGGCGTGCGGGCGATGGGGCCTGCGGGCGAGGTGCTGCTGCCGTTGCAGCGCGCGGCCTCGGGCGCGCTGGGGGTGGGGCTGCCGAAGATGCGCTCGCCCCTGCTGGACCGCGCCCCGATCGCCTTTGCCCGGGGCGGGGTGGTCGGCGGCGACGGCAGCCTTCTGGGCGAGGACGCGGGCGGCGAGACGACGGGCGGTTTACCGGGACTGTCGCGTGGCGGCCGGGCGGGTGGGGGCGACGTGATCGTCAACATCCAGACGCCGCCCGGCACCCGGGCGCAATCCACCGAACGCATGGAGGGCAATGACCGGATGATCGATATCATCGTGGAACAGGTCGAGGGGATGCTGGCCTCGAACGTCGGGCGCGGGGTCGGGCCGCTGAACGGCGCGATTGCCGGGTCGTTCGGCCTGTCGCGGCAGGGGTCGTGA
- a CDS encoding phage tail tube protein, which produces MSERYTRRSALLCRLEAPYGTPVTIFGESDAILLVDPPQFLIEADNVPRNLVMPWMGNSEELPATRRAKLTFKVELAGSGAAGTPPAWGKLLRACGFSETIVAGASVTYAPVNDGFEGMTFRFFRDGVRYLAKGGRGTVKLTLDAYAIPTAEFEFWAFDAQALAASIPAINLAAFIQPQVVTDANSGDIWLGASVTGGVVSGGAFLASKGISWDIGNKLAHRKMLRGERIAITDRSVTGKMAVELSAADEIIWRDAINANTLAAMSFTHGVGAGNLITVHAGRVQRTNPQAIDDDGSVLIQTDLRALPSVSGNPEFMIVAR; this is translated from the coding sequence ATGTCTGAACGCTACACCCGCCGCTCTGCCCTGCTGTGCAGGCTCGAGGCCCCCTACGGCACGCCTGTGACCATCTTCGGCGAGAGTGACGCGATCCTGCTGGTCGATCCGCCGCAGTTCCTGATCGAGGCGGACAACGTGCCGCGCAATCTGGTGATGCCCTGGATGGGCAATTCGGAAGAGCTGCCCGCGACCCGGCGCGCCAAGCTGACCTTCAAGGTGGAGCTTGCCGGGTCCGGCGCAGCGGGCACCCCGCCCGCCTGGGGCAAGCTGCTGCGCGCCTGCGGCTTTTCCGAAACCATCGTGGCGGGAGCCTCGGTCACCTACGCGCCGGTGAATGACGGCTTCGAGGGCATGACCTTCCGGTTCTTCCGCGACGGCGTGCGCTATCTGGCCAAGGGCGGGCGCGGGACGGTGAAGCTCACCCTCGATGCCTATGCCATCCCGACCGCCGAGTTCGAGTTCTGGGCCTTCGACGCCCAGGCCCTTGCCGCCTCGATCCCCGCCATCAACCTTGCCGCCTTCATCCAGCCGCAGGTGGTGACCGACGCGAACTCCGGCGATATCTGGCTGGGGGCCTCGGTTACCGGCGGCGTCGTGTCGGGCGGGGCCTTTCTTGCGTCCAAGGGCATCTCCTGGGACATCGGCAACAAGCTGGCGCACCGCAAAATGCTGCGCGGCGAGCGGATCGCGATCACCGACCGCTCGGTGACCGGCAAGATGGCGGTCGAGCTTTCGGCGGCCGACGAGATCATCTGGCGCGATGCCATCAATGCCAACACGCTGGCGGCGATGTCGTTCACCCACGGGGTCGGCGCGGGCAACCTGATCACGGTGCATGCCGGGCGCGTGCAGCGCACCAACCCGCAGGCGATCGACGATGACGGCTCCGTCCTGATCCAGACCGACCTGCGCGCGCTGCCCAGCGTGTCGGGCAACCCCGAATTCATGATCGTGGCGCGGTGA
- the proC gene encoding pyrroline-5-carboxylate reductase gives MDLDRVSRNGLVLLGCGKMGSAMLEGWLGQGVPAAAVWVLDPHPSAWVQGLAAQGLHLNAGMPEAPAIVLIAVKPQMMAEALPGLAALGGGATLFLSVAAGTTIAYYEQVLGAGTPIIRAMPNTPAAVARGITAIAGNAVATGDDLALAEALLSAVGQVVRLEGEHQMDAVTAVSGSGPAYVFHLIETLAAAGEAEGLPAVLAMQLARATVTGAGELAHRAPETAAQLRVNVTSPGGTTAAALAVLMDPETGFPPLLRRAVKAAADRGRELGK, from the coding sequence ATGGATCTGGACAGGGTAAGCCGGAACGGCCTGGTGCTGCTGGGCTGCGGCAAGATGGGGTCGGCCATGCTGGAAGGCTGGCTGGGGCAGGGGGTTCCGGCCGCGGCGGTCTGGGTGCTGGACCCGCACCCTTCGGCATGGGTGCAGGGACTGGCGGCGCAGGGGCTGCATCTGAACGCGGGGATGCCCGAGGCCCCGGCCATCGTGCTGATCGCGGTCAAGCCGCAGATGATGGCCGAGGCGCTGCCGGGGCTGGCGGCGCTGGGCGGGGGGGCGACACTGTTCCTGTCGGTCGCGGCGGGTACGACGATTGCCTATTATGAACAGGTGCTTGGCGCGGGCACGCCGATCATCCGGGCGATGCCCAACACGCCCGCCGCCGTGGCGCGGGGCATCACGGCGATCGCCGGAAATGCGGTGGCGACCGGGGATGACCTCGCGCTGGCCGAGGCGCTGCTGTCGGCGGTGGGGCAGGTGGTGCGGCTGGAGGGCGAGCATCAGATGGATGCTGTCACTGCCGTGTCGGGCTCGGGCCCCGCCTATGTGTTTCATCTGATCGAGACGCTGGCGGCGGCAGGCGAAGCCGAGGGGCTGCCAGCCGTGTTGGCCATGCAACTGGCGCGCGCCACGGTGACCGGGGCGGGCGAGTTGGCGCATCGCGCGCCGGAAACGGCGGCCCAGTTGCGCGTCAACGTCACCTCCCCGGGCGGCACCACGGCGGCGGCGCTGGCGGTGCTGATGGACCCGGAGACCGGCTTCCCGCCGCTGCTGCGCCGGGCGGTCAAGGCGGCGGCCGATCGCGGGCGGGAGCTGGGCAAATGA
- a CDS encoding DUF1320 domain-containing protein: MARALADADELINLYLEARYVLPLAEVPGLVAMLAAQVAIWNLHIGTPNDKIAEDYRQAMKTLDAIGKGTVRLSVAGVAPAGAGGTGARMTDRERPFTAENMKGFI, encoded by the coding sequence GTGGCGCGCGCCCTGGCGGATGCGGACGAGCTGATCAACCTCTATCTCGAAGCGCGCTACGTCCTGCCCCTGGCCGAAGTGCCGGGGCTGGTCGCGATGCTCGCGGCTCAGGTGGCGATCTGGAACCTGCACATCGGCACCCCGAACGACAAGATCGCCGAGGATTACCGCCAGGCGATGAAGACGCTCGACGCCATCGGCAAGGGCACCGTCCGGCTTTCGGTCGCGGGCGTTGCCCCTGCCGGGGCCGGGGGCACCGGCGCCCGGATGACCGACCGCGAGCGTCCCTTCACCGCCGAGAACATGAAGGGCTTCATCTGA
- a CDS encoding phage tail protein — MRAHCITVTNPFDPLGSREARELRRPVRIRTLAPAGGRPVLALLNGRPLLRAGWRRRLRSGDRLMFCVLPRGPSDGGGGGSNPLRMILSLAMMAFAPWAAATLLGTTTALVGTTLLGQATTMGIMMVGQAVVNALLPMPKPPTIAGPSPTYTIGAQGNLARIEQAIPVQYGRLLAWPDFAAQPYAEYADNEQYLYQLLCLGVGEFDIEEIRIEDTPISAFAEIETEIVPPGAQVTLFPTSVVTSVEVSGQELAGRTSGSYARSGTVITVTETAHGRAVGQAVRLEVTSGGAPSMIYAIATVPTVDTFTVVAAAGSGSGDTHISGVAGGIEGFVASDVDSMARRLSIDLVFPLGLYSTSSSGLADMSVDLNFQARQVDGNGDPVGPWITLGLPTITDRSATPLGKTLRYTLPTPGRYRVRAFRRDVKSATSNEGHQVMWSGLRAYLRETQDFGPVTLIALRMRATNNLSQQASRRIGVLATRKIPVWNGTAWSAPVASRSIAWAIADAARNADYGAGLPDTRLDLAALLALDALWGARGDSFNARFDQAGSWWEAVSKIAAAGRARIFMQGGMLRVVRDGPASLPVALYSMRNIKRGSFSVDYLLPSEQTADALSVSYFDQVSWSPRRVTARLPGSAGTTPAKMDLFGVTDRAQVLREGLYHAAANRYRRRIARFATEMEGFIPSLGDLIALQHDTPGWGAQAEAVAWDAGSRKLVLSEPVSFGPGAHYIGLRTKGGGVSGPWQVTPGPDARSVILAEAPDRAPYTGSDRERSHVVFGAGQTWAALAKVASVRPRGLYEVEIEAVIEDPSVHTAETGQTAPPLRISSLPRRVVQPVLRGLIARRVAGDPTRAFIAWQPAAGAEVYQIEMAEGDNVADPTVSWTRTADTSAAHHVVALLYTTRTLIRVRGVGLAAGPWVASAVGSLIAQMWISDPTLMWTTDPNPMWSA; from the coding sequence ATGAGGGCGCATTGCATCACGGTCACGAACCCGTTCGATCCGCTCGGCAGCCGCGAGGCCCGCGAGCTGCGCCGCCCGGTGCGGATCCGCACGCTGGCCCCGGCCGGGGGCAGGCCGGTGCTTGCGCTGCTGAACGGGCGGCCGCTGCTGCGCGCGGGCTGGCGGCGGCGGCTGCGCAGCGGGGACCGGCTGATGTTCTGCGTGCTGCCGCGCGGGCCCAGCGATGGCGGCGGTGGCGGCAGCAACCCGCTGCGGATGATCCTGAGTCTGGCGATGATGGCGTTTGCGCCCTGGGCGGCGGCAACCCTGCTCGGCACCACGACTGCGCTTGTCGGCACCACCCTGCTTGGTCAGGCGACCACGATGGGCATCATGATGGTCGGGCAGGCGGTGGTCAACGCGCTGCTGCCGATGCCGAAACCGCCGACCATCGCGGGGCCGTCGCCGACCTATACCATCGGGGCGCAGGGCAACCTTGCCCGCATCGAACAGGCGATTCCGGTGCAATACGGCCGCCTGCTGGCCTGGCCGGATTTTGCCGCCCAGCCCTATGCCGAATATGCCGACAACGAGCAGTATCTCTACCAGCTCCTCTGCCTCGGGGTCGGGGAGTTCGACATCGAGGAGATCCGGATCGAGGACACCCCGATATCCGCCTTCGCCGAGATCGAGACCGAGATCGTGCCGCCGGGCGCGCAGGTCACGCTGTTCCCGACCTCGGTGGTGACCTCGGTCGAGGTTTCGGGGCAGGAACTGGCGGGGCGCACCTCGGGCAGCTACGCCCGCTCCGGCACCGTGATCACCGTTACGGAAACCGCGCATGGCCGGGCGGTGGGGCAGGCGGTGCGGCTGGAGGTCACCAGCGGCGGGGCGCCGTCCATGATCTATGCCATCGCCACCGTGCCGACGGTGGACACGTTCACGGTCGTAGCCGCGGCCGGTTCGGGCAGCGGCGACACCCACATCTCGGGCGTGGCGGGCGGGATCGAAGGCTTCGTCGCCTCGGACGTCGACAGCATGGCGCGCAGGCTGTCGATCGACCTCGTGTTCCCGCTCGGGCTCTACTCCACCAGCTCCAGCGGCCTGGCCGACATGTCGGTCGATCTGAACTTTCAGGCCCGGCAGGTCGACGGCAACGGCGACCCGGTCGGGCCATGGATCACGCTCGGACTGCCGACCATCACCGACCGTTCGGCCACGCCGCTGGGCAAGACGCTGCGTTACACGCTGCCCACCCCGGGGCGCTACCGGGTGCGGGCATTTCGGCGCGACGTGAAGTCGGCCACCTCGAACGAGGGGCATCAGGTGATGTGGTCGGGCCTGCGCGCCTACCTGCGCGAGACGCAGGACTTCGGGCCGGTGACGCTGATCGCGCTCAGGATGCGGGCGACCAACAACCTGTCGCAGCAGGCCTCGCGGCGGATCGGGGTGCTGGCGACCCGCAAGATCCCGGTCTGGAACGGCACCGCCTGGTCGGCGCCGGTCGCCTCGCGCAGCATCGCCTGGGCGATTGCCGACGCCGCCCGCAATGCCGATTACGGCGCGGGGCTGCCCGACACCCGGCTGGACCTTGCCGCCCTGCTGGCGCTCGATGCGCTTTGGGGCGCACGGGGCGACAGCTTCAACGCCCGGTTTGACCAGGCGGGCAGCTGGTGGGAGGCGGTGTCAAAGATCGCCGCCGCCGGGCGGGCGCGGATCTTCATGCAGGGCGGCATGCTGCGGGTGGTGCGCGACGGCCCGGCCAGCCTGCCGGTGGCGCTCTATTCGATGCGCAACATCAAGCGCGGGTCATTCTCGGTCGATTACCTGCTGCCGTCAGAGCAGACCGCCGACGCGCTGTCGGTCAGCTATTTCGACCAGGTGAGCTGGTCGCCGCGCCGGGTCACCGCCCGCCTGCCGGGCAGTGCCGGCACCACCCCGGCGAAGATGGACCTGTTCGGCGTCACCGACCGGGCGCAGGTGCTGCGCGAAGGGCTCTACCACGCCGCCGCCAACCGCTACCGCCGCCGGATCGCGCGGTTTGCGACCGAGATGGAGGGCTTCATCCCCTCGCTGGGCGACCTGATCGCGCTGCAGCACGACACCCCGGGCTGGGGCGCGCAGGCCGAGGCGGTGGCCTGGGATGCGGGCAGCCGCAAGCTGGTGCTGTCCGAGCCGGTGAGCTTCGGGCCGGGCGCGCATTACATCGGGCTGCGCACCAAGGGCGGCGGGGTCAGCGGGCCGTGGCAGGTGACGCCGGGGCCGGATGCCCGCAGCGTGATCCTGGCCGAGGCCCCCGACAGGGCGCCCTACACCGGGTCGGATCGCGAGCGCAGCCATGTGGTGTTCGGCGCGGGCCAGACCTGGGCGGCGCTGGCAAAGGTGGCTTCGGTCCGCCCGCGCGGGCTTTACGAGGTCGAGATCGAGGCGGTTATCGAAGACCCCTCGGTCCACACCGCCGAGACCGGCCAGACCGCGCCGCCGCTGCGCATCAGCAGCCTGCCGCGCCGCGTGGTGCAGCCGGTGCTGCGCGGCCTGATCGCGCGCCGGGTGGCGGGCGATCCGACGCGGGCCTTCATCGCCTGGCAACCGGCGGCCGGGGCCGAGGTCTATCAGATCGAGATGGCCGAGGGCGACAACGTGGCCGACCCGACCGTCAGTTGGACCCGCACCGCCGACACCAGTGCAGCACACCATGTGGTGGCGCTCCTCTACACCACCCGCACCCTGATCCGGGTGCGCGGGGTCGGGCTGGCGGCGGGGCCGTGGGTGGCCAGCGCGGTCGGCAGCCTGATCGCGCAGATGTGGATTTCCGACCCGACCTTGATGTGGACGACCGACCCGAACCCGATGTGGAGCGCCTGA
- a CDS encoding phage Gp37/Gp68 family protein, translating to MAQTTRIEWTDATWNPIAGCTRIGPGCDNCYAARFAERWRGVAGHPYEFGFDLRLWPGRLKQPGQWKAPRMIFVNSMSDLFHKDVDRAYIDRVFDAMEAADHHVYQVLTKRSSLMLAYLRTRYGGGRVPGHIWLGVSVEDAAHKGRIGHLRQIASDARFISFEPLLGPIGAVDLRGIAWAIVGGESGPGARPMEAAWATELRLACERDGAAFFFKQWGGVRPKAHGRVLEGAEWNGFPWQIFPPGIRARRQGRNGLSDGP from the coding sequence ATGGCTCAGACGACCAGGATCGAATGGACCGATGCCACCTGGAACCCGATCGCCGGTTGCACCAGAATCGGTCCCGGCTGCGACAACTGCTATGCCGCACGCTTTGCCGAACGCTGGCGCGGGGTGGCGGGCCATCCCTACGAGTTCGGCTTCGACCTTCGGCTCTGGCCCGGACGCCTGAAGCAGCCCGGGCAATGGAAGGCGCCGCGGATGATCTTCGTCAATTCGATGAGCGACCTGTTCCACAAGGATGTCGATCGCGCCTACATCGACCGGGTGTTCGACGCGATGGAGGCGGCCGACCATCATGTCTATCAGGTGCTGACAAAGCGCAGCTCGCTGATGCTGGCCTATCTGCGCACCCGCTATGGAGGCGGCCGGGTGCCGGGCCATATCTGGCTGGGCGTTTCGGTCGAGGATGCCGCCCACAAGGGCCGCATCGGGCACCTTCGCCAGATCGCCTCGGACGCCCGATTCATCTCGTTCGAGCCGCTGCTCGGGCCGATCGGGGCGGTCGATCTGCGGGGCATCGCCTGGGCGATCGTGGGCGGCGAAAGCGGCCCCGGTGCGCGGCCGATGGAAGCCGCCTGGGCAACCGAACTGCGCCTGGCCTGCGAACGGGACGGCGCCGCGTTCTTCTTCAAACAGTGGGGCGGCGTTCGGCCGAAGGCGCACGGCCGGGTGCTGGAGGGTGCCGAGTGGAACGGCTTTCCCTGGCAGATCTTCCCGCCCGGAATCCGCGCCCGGCGTCAGGGCCGGAACGGCTTGTCCGATGGACCCTGA
- the istB gene encoding IS21-like element helper ATPase IstB — protein sequence MTSREIDIHTLPGMLTALRLPSFHKLWADIATRADTEGWPAARFLAVLAEYELAERDMRRIQRHMNEAQLPAGKTLATFDFKALPTLPRARVEALAAGDWLEGGGNLIAIGNSGTGKTHILCAIGHALIERGHRVFYTRTSDLVQRLQAARRDLVLEAALAKLDKFDLIILDDITYAHKDQAETGVLFELIARRYECRSIAIAANQPFSGWDQIFPDKAMTVAAIDRLVHHAAILEMNAESFRQRAAASNKEALSRPPTTTIADNKDKGEG from the coding sequence ATGACCTCCCGCGAGATCGACATCCACACGCTGCCCGGCATGCTGACCGCGCTGCGCCTGCCCAGCTTCCACAAGCTTTGGGCCGACATCGCCACCCGTGCCGACACCGAAGGCTGGCCCGCCGCCCGCTTTCTGGCTGTCCTCGCGGAATACGAACTGGCCGAGCGCGACATGCGCCGCATTCAGCGCCACATGAACGAGGCACAGCTACCGGCTGGCAAGACGCTGGCGACCTTCGACTTCAAGGCGCTGCCAACCCTGCCGCGTGCCCGGGTGGAAGCTCTGGCGGCCGGCGACTGGCTGGAGGGCGGCGGCAACCTGATCGCCATCGGCAATTCCGGCACGGGCAAAACGCACATTCTCTGCGCGATAGGCCATGCCCTGATCGAGCGGGGACACCGCGTGTTCTATACCCGCACCAGCGATCTGGTGCAGCGACTTCAGGCCGCCCGCCGCGATCTGGTGCTCGAAGCCGCGCTCGCCAAGCTCGACAAGTTCGACCTGATCATCCTCGACGACATCACCTACGCCCACAAGGATCAGGCCGAGACAGGCGTGCTCTTCGAGCTGATCGCCCGGCGCTACGAATGCCGCAGCATCGCCATCGCCGCCAACCAGCCCTTCAGCGGCTGGGACCAGATCTTCCCGGACAAGGCGATGACCGTCGCGGCCATCGACCGGCTGGTTCATCACGCAGCGATCCTGGAGATGAATGCCGAAAGCTTCCGCCAGCGCGCGGCCGCCTCCAACAAAGAGGCGCTGAGCAGACCGCCAACGACAACCATCGCCGACAACAAGGACAAAGGAGAAGGCTGA
- a CDS encoding YbjN domain-containing protein: protein MSLSEDYLSGDDIHPIDIVETLAEHHDWEFDRVTDDQIAMAVEGQWRTYSLTLAWSAQDETLRLICTFEMEPPESRMGELYDVLNRCNDMVWTGAFTYWTEQKLMVWRYGLLLTGGQIAGPEQIDALIASAVMAAERFYPAFQMVAWAEHTPADAMKVAIAEAYGRA from the coding sequence ATGTCGCTTTCCGAAGATTACCTGTCAGGGGATGACATCCACCCCATCGACATCGTCGAGACGCTGGCGGAGCACCATGACTGGGAGTTCGACCGGGTCACCGACGACCAGATCGCCATGGCGGTCGAGGGGCAGTGGCGGACCTATTCGCTGACGCTGGCCTGGTCGGCGCAGGACGAGACGCTGCGGCTGATCTGCACCTTCGAGATGGAACCGCCCGAATCCCGGATGGGCGAGCTTTACGATGTGCTCAACCGCTGCAACGACATGGTGTGGACCGGGGCCTTCACCTACTGGACCGAGCAGAAGCTGATGGTCTGGCGCTACGGGCTGCTTCTGACCGGCGGGCAGATCGCGGGGCCGGAACAGATCGACGCGCTGATCGCCAGCGCGGTGATGGCGGCCGAGCGGTTCTATCCGGCATTCCAGATGGTCGCCTGGGCGGAACACACACCCGCCGATGCGATGAAGGTTGCGATTGCAGAGGCTTACGGGCGCGCATAA
- a CDS encoding DUF1833 family protein: MPDPALSAALAEAYASAPVDQVIYHTLELWHPAFTAPIRVVRDFAALDARIEAGAARDAGAVATFVAYAFDIVPPDQTATGTPQCVIEIDNVGRDILAQIDLAVSRPEPISVIYRAYLSDTLDDGPETDPPLEMTLITVSATPFRIRGTAGFPNLLNLRFPKLDYDLETFPGLQP, encoded by the coding sequence ATGCCTGATCCCGCGCTGTCGGCCGCCCTTGCCGAAGCCTATGCCTCGGCGCCGGTGGATCAGGTGATCTACCACACGCTGGAGCTTTGGCACCCGGCGTTCACGGCGCCGATCCGGGTGGTGCGGGACTTTGCCGCCCTTGATGCGCGGATCGAGGCCGGGGCGGCGCGGGATGCGGGCGCGGTCGCGACCTTTGTCGCCTATGCCTTCGACATCGTGCCGCCCGACCAGACTGCGACCGGCACGCCGCAATGCGTGATCGAGATCGACAATGTCGGGCGGGACATCCTGGCGCAGATCGATCTGGCGGTCAGTCGGCCCGAGCCGATCAGCGTGATCTACCGCGCCTACCTGTCCGACACGCTGGACGACGGCCCCGAGACCGACCCGCCGCTGGAGATGACGCTGATCACGGTCAGCGCCACGCCGTTCCGCATCCGCGGCACGGCCGGGTTTCCGAACCTGCTGAACCTGAGGTTTCCAAAGCTGGACTATGATCTGGAAACCTTCCCGGGGTTGCAGCCATGA